One region of Gossypium raimondii isolate GPD5lz chromosome 6, ASM2569854v1, whole genome shotgun sequence genomic DNA includes:
- the LOC105773773 gene encoding uncharacterized protein LOC105773773 codes for MLDLTENPKLDLASSNEISTQKISVSNHISGFQYTADKPDSFVIDMDSFSHGGLNKEINQNPRITKSLSRKGSMRGDKKIITSNCTISNDKDSIVATSPKGSNTVEKPTTVSVGSTDQTNNPQVHHQITITTGNIKAPPDSRFSLLRRNNSRRSSSLWVLDPKRILFLFATLSSMGTILLIYFTLSIGKPDGEENAFD; via the exons ATGTTGGACCTGACGGAAAATCCCAAGTTG GATTTGGCATCTTCCAATGAGATTTCAACACAAAAAATCTCAGTTTCGAATCATATAAGTGGGTTTCAATACACAGCTGATAAACCCGATAGCTTTGTTATCGACATGGATAGTTTCTCTCATGGAGGACTCAATAAAGAAATCAATCAAAACCCAAGAATCACG AAAAGCCTTTCTCGTAAAGGGTCTATGAGAGGGGACAAGAAGATTATAACTTCAAATTGTACAATTTCTAATGATAAAGACTCTATTGTTGCCACTTCACCAAAAG GGTCTAACACGGTTGAAAAGCCAACAACGGTCTCTGTAGGGTCTACCGATCAGACCAACAATCCACAAGTTCATCATCAGATCACCATTACAACCGGCAATATCAAAGCTCCACCTGACAGCAGATTCAGTCTACTACGGAGAAACAATTCCCGACGGTCTTCTTCCCTGTGGGTACTCGATCCCAAGAGGATTCTCTTTCTCTTTGCCACCTT GTCGAGTATGGGAACGATTTTGTTGATATATTTCACATTGTCAATCGGCAAACCCGATGGAGAAGAGAATGCTTTCGATTAG
- the LOC105773171 gene encoding MYB-like transcription factor ETC1, whose amino-acid sequence MADSQHSSSGKTYVNSQDFSSEEETNEESKLKFSEDEETLIIRMFNLVGERWALIAGRIPGRTAEEIEEYWNTRYSTSE is encoded by the exons ATGGCTGACTCTCAACATTCCTCTTCTGGTAAAACTTATGTCAACTCTCAAG ACTTTAGTTCAGAGGAGGAAACAAATGAAGAATCAAAGCTTAAATTCTCTGAAGATGAGGAAACACTTATAATTAGGATGTTTAATCTGGTTGGAGAGAG GTGGGCTTTAATTGCTGGAAGAATCCCCGGTAGAACAGCTGAAGAAATTGAAGAGTATTGGAATACCAGGTATTCAACAAgtgaatga
- the LOC105773170 gene encoding uncharacterized protein LOC105773170 → MVCEKCQKKLSKVIVPDKWKEGASNTTESGGRKVNENKLLSKKHRWTPYGNTKCIICKQQVHQDAKYCHTCAYSKGVCAMCGKQVLDTKLYKQSNV, encoded by the exons ATGGTGTGCGAGAAGT GTCAGAAGAAGCTATCAAAGGTGATAGTGCCAGATAAGTGGAAGGAAGGCGCCAGCAACACCACCGAAAGCGGTGGCCGGAAAGTCAACGAGAATAAGCTCCTATCAAAAAAGCACAG ATGGACACCTTATGGAAATACAAAGTGCATCATTTGCAAGCAGCAAGTGCATCAAGATGCCAAGTACTGTCACACCTGTGCTTATTCCAAAG GCGTATGCGCGATGTGCGGTAAGCAAGTGCTCGACACCAAGCTTTACAAGCAGAGTAACGTATAA
- the LOC105773169 gene encoding CRIB domain-containing protein RIC9, which translates to MATKIKRLYKKFKNISRIFAVKEKKMEIGYPTDVKHVTHIGWDTPSHSTAPSSENEFNTRGSNFTSLSTWSSQDFEQSMGSESARDESKRSPASLGSSKCF; encoded by the exons ATGGCTACCAAGATCAAAAGGTTATAcaagaaattcaaaaacatttcaCGAATTTTTG cTGTGAAGgagaaaaagatggaaattGGGTACCCTACAGATGTTAAACATGTTACTCACATTGGTTGGGATACCCCTTCCCACAGTACTGCACCGAGTTCG GAGAATGAATTCAATACTAGGGGTTCTAATTTTACTTCTCTTTCAACATGGTCCTCTCAAG attttgaaCAATCCATGGGAAGCGAATCTGCAAGAGATGAAAGTAAGAGATCACCTGCATCTCTTGGATCTTCAAAATgtttttaa